ACTGTGACCTCGTCGGTCACCGGCTCGCGATCGACGTCACCGACCCAAGGGTCACCGGCCAGGTCGGCGAAGCGGCCACTCGGCTCCAGGTACTGATCTGCCCCGTCGGCGCGGAAGCGCTTGTCTCTTTCGATCTGGTATTTCTCACGCAGCGCTTCATGGTCGGACTGGCCGGAGGGATTGAACGATGACATGCGGGTCTCCAATGAAGTGTTGACGACCAAAACACTGTAAGTGACTCATATACAGGAGCCACCTACAATTCGAGCATGGAGTAACAAGAAGAGGCTCAGGGGGTTCATTTGCTTCGAGAGCGCAAGAAGGCCAGGACGCGAGCCGCATTGACCGAGGCGTCTCGACGGGTGAGGAGAAGCATCTCGAAGAGTGGGGGCGCGTCAAGCGGATCCTACGCCTCGGCTCGCTGCATGGTGTCGATGATCCGTACTAGACGGACCGCTACGGTGCGGAGCTCTGGGCGCCGGGCCTTTCGGAGACAAGACGATGGCGACTACAGCCATTGGTCTTCGACATCACTGACTCGCTCCCGAACTCGAACAGGCGGACGAGAGGAACCCAGCTCGTCCGCTCGATCAGTCATGCACTGCTCTGCGTAAAGCCGCAGATTGGGCCGAAGGCTCTCAATGCTTGGAAGCGCGGTAGCCCTCGAGGCGCCGAAGAAAGTCGGGCTCTTGCTTCTTGTCGGTAAGGGCCTCGATTGCACGCAACTGCGTCGTTGAAGCATCCTCGTATCGGCTCGCCGATGCGTAGGCGGCCGCGAGCGTGTCGAGAAAACTGGCATTGCCCGGCTCTTGCGACAGCGTCCTCTCGGCGAGTCGCACAGCTGTCTCGGGCTCACGCAGCTTGAAATCGTGGGCCGTCGCCAGCAACCACGCGAGATTGTTCGAGACTTCCAGGTTACGGGGGTCTGCCTTCTGCGCGGCTCTATAGTGGCCGATCGCCGTCCGATGCTCCCCCATTCGATCCGCCACCAAGCCCAGCGCCGCCTGAGTCTCTGCATCGTTGCGCCGGGATGTCTGAACACCTGCCAGCTCGGCCCGTGCCGCCGCAAGTTGTCCCTTGCTGGCCAATAGGATTGCGAGCTCGATTCGCGCAGTGTCGTAGGTCGGCTTCATTCGGAGGGCGTCTCGCAAGTGACCTTCCGCTTCTTCGAGATTGCCCGTCACACGTAGTGCCGTGCCGAGTGAAGCGTGGGCGAAGTAGTTGTTCTCCGTAACCGCGACCGCGTGCGCAAAGAGCGTTTGCGAGTCCTTCCAGTGCCGAACCTGCAGGCTTGCAACCACTGAGAGCAACACGATGAGCACTGCACTCGCGGCTGCCAAGCGGCGCTGTTGCGTGCGCGAATCGCCCGCAGCCCGAACACACGCCCACGTCACCGCAAGCATCACACCAATGAGCGGTACGTACATGTATCGATCGGCGCGTGCTTGTGTCCCCACCTGCACGAGGCCGATGACCGGAACCAGCGTTCCAAGGAACCAGAACCATCCCACCAAGAGGTGTGGATGCCGAGAGCCTGCGCGCAGGCAAAGCGCACTCGCGGCCACAAGGATCACACCGGCACCGATCCCTCCCCATTTGAGTTCTTCCGCGCCTGGGTAGGGATAGAAGATCGCAAGCCCGGCCGGCC
This window of the bacterium genome carries:
- a CDS encoding tetratricopeptide repeat protein; this translates as MRRKKNTKAKSRRSRSGSPRKASTRQDNATAKSDSNPPDTEAWSAGVRGKILGVALLAALTAVVYFPVVGHEFISLDDQVYFVANPHLDGALGLDDLRSAFLEPYSANWIPLTSLSIALDNALYGTNPAGIHVTNVVLHGAGAALLFLALVGMTRHWVASLFVAAVFVVHPIHVESVAWASERKDVLAGFFWMATLVAYARYIEVPSPRRYVLVLIGTALALLSKPLAVTLPFALLLLDYWPLGRIGTGEGGRLSKLSGLGGAVREKLPLFGLVAVSCVVTLLAQRAAGAEHSSQVPMLLRVANASLSYLAYLQDSVWPAGLAIFYPYPGAEELKWGGIGAGVILVAASALCLRAGSRHPHLLVGWFWFLGTLVPVIGLVQVGTQARADRYMYVPLIGVMLAVTWACVRAAGDSRTQQRRLAAASAVLIVLLSVVASLQVRHWKDSQTLFAHAVAVTENNYFAHASLGTALRVTGNLEEAEGHLRDALRMKPTYDTARIELAILLASKGQLAAARAELAGVQTSRRNDAETQAALGLVADRMGEHRTAIGHYRAAQKADPRNLEVSNNLAWLLATAHDFKLREPETAVRLAERTLSQEPGNASFLDTLAAAYASASRYEDASTTQLRAIEALTDKKQEPDFLRRLEGYRASKH